GCCGGCGCGATCGAGCCGTGTCGCGGCGACGACCGCTGCCTGACCGACGACTTCGAGCGGGCGTGGCGCGAAGAGGTCGACGCGGTCCGGGACGGCGACGACCTCGGCGCCTGGCTCGAACGGTTCGGCCTGGACGACGGCGAGGTGACGACGAAAGCGGTGGGCAACTCCTTCGCGGTCAGCGTCGACGGCGGGCGGGTCGGCTCCTGGGAGTCCCGGGCGGCGTTCCACGCCGACCTCGCGGGGGCGGCACTGCTCGGTGACCGGCTCCCAGACTGGGAATCGCTGTCGGCCCGGGACCGCGGGCAGGTCTGCAACGGCCTGCGGATCTTCCTCGAGACCTGCCCCGACTGCGACAGTCCGGTGTCGTTCGGCACCGAGACCGTCGAGTCGTGCTGTACCAGTCGCACCGTCGCCGCGGTCACCTGCGACGACTGCGGCGCCCGCGTCTTCGAGTCGCCCGTCGACGACGGGGAAGTCGCCGCCTGACGCGGGACCGACCCGCGACTCGTCAGCCCCGGGAGTCGACGGGCACGGGCGGATCGGACCCCGCTTTCTCCGCCAGGAACTCGCGTTCGTCCGCCGAGAGACTCGGGCCGTCGTCGGCGTCGGCGCGCTCGCGGTAGATATCGAGACCGGTCTGGTACGTCTCGCGCGCGCGATCGCTCGTCTGCTCCTCGGCGCCGCTCCCCTCGCCCAGCGGTCGGTCGAGGACGAGTTCTGCGACCCCGGTCTCCTCCCCGGTGAACCGGAAGCCGGCCCGGTACAGCGCCTGGTAGGCGAAGGGGTTGTTGACGGCGATGCGAGCGCGGTCGTATCCCCGGTCGCGGGCGCGAGCGGCGACGAACGCCGCCAGGTCCGGACCGATCCCCTCGCCGCGTCGGTCCTCGCGGACGGTGATATAGCGGATCCAGCAGACCGACGAGTCGGTGCGGTCCTCGTTGAACGCCGCCGCGGCGACGATATCGGCGGCCGCCGCCCCGTCGTCGCCCACCGGCGGTCCCGTCGCCTCGCCGGTCCGGACGAGGGCCTTCCCCGTGTTCGACATCACGAACTTGCCGGCGTAGCTGAACGACCGCCAGTCCAGCGTCAGCGTCGGCCCCGCCTCGGGCCACCCCAGCAGGACGTGTTCCATCGGTCGCGACTACCGGACGCGCCCTCTTGTAGGACGCGGTGGACGGACGGCGACCGTCGTTCCCCCGGCGCTCATCGTTATCCCGCGGGCGACCGTAGTCGCCGGTATGGCACTCGGCGACGTGGGCGTCTTCCACCGGTTCGCCCGTTTGTACGACCGGGCGATGTACGCGGCCGAGCCCGAGACGCTGACGGCGGGGCTGGATCTGGCCGAGCGGCCGGTCGAGCGGCTGCTGGACGCGGGCGGCGGGACCGGTCGCGCCTCGCGCGCGCTGGACGTACCGCGACCGGTCGTCGTCGACGCGGCCCGGGGGATGCTCCGGGAGGCGCGCGGTCACGGTCTGGAAACCGTGCAGGGCGACGCCGCTCGGCTCCCGGTCGCCGAGGAGTCCGTCGACGCGGTGGTGGTCGTCGACGCGCTCCACCACATGGCCGATGTCGACGGCGTGATCGAGGCGGCCCACCGCGTGCTTCGGCCGGGCGGCGCGCTCGTGGTCCGGGAGTTCGACCCGACGACGCTCCGGGGGCGAGGGCTGGTCGCGGCCGAACACCTCGTCGGCTTCGACTCGCGCTTTCTCGCCGCCGACGCGCTGGCCGAGCGCGTGACCGCCGGCGGGTTCCGCGCGTCGATCCCCGACCGCGGGTTCGGCTACACCGTGGCGGGCGTCAAACCCGCGGTCGGTGAGGGAACCGCCGGCTCACCGAACCAGTGAAGGGGCGGCGACGCCTCCGTCCGAGTGATGACATCCGTCCGCACGGCGCTCGGCCATCGCGTGGACCCGGCGCCGTTCACGGCGCTGGTCGCGCTCGGTGACCTGGCGTGTATCGCCGCGTTCGTCCTGCTGGGCGTGACGGTCGGCCACGAGAGCATCGACCCGACGGCGAACCCGGGCCGCGTCGCGGCCGTGGTACTCACGTTCGCCGCGGGTTGGGCGGTCACCGCCCTGCTCGGCGGACTCTACGCGGCCGAGACCTACAGCTCCGCGAGACGCGCGGTCGCGCTGACGGTGCCCGCCTGGATCGGCGCGGCGCTGATCGCGCAGGCGCTCCGGGCGACCGCGGTCGTCCCGGGCGGTGCCGCGGTCACCTTCTTCGTCGTCTCGGTCCTCGTCACGCTCGCGCTGCTGGTCCCGTGGCGCGTCGCGGTGAGCGTCCTCGCGCCGGACGGCTGACCGCGTCGCGTCACCGGACGCGTGCAGCGTCACTGAAGCGACGGGAAAAGCGGCGCGGCGAACGGCCGCGCCCGACAGTACCGCACAGGGGTGGAAAACGCAGGGGGTAGACCGCAGGGGTGGGGGTGGATGTGGGGGGTCAGTTTGCCTCGCGATACCGGAGGGTGACGCCCGCGCCGGGGGCGGCCCCGTCGGGATCCGTCGTCACTGCGACTCCTCGACCGGAACGGCGACTGTCGACTGGATCCACGCCTCGTGGTTCTCGCGGTCGTAGATGACGAACTCCTCGTCGCCGATGTTGAGCTCGGCGTAACGTCGCCGTTCCTCGTCCGATTCGGTCCGTCCGTCGGGGTCGTCCGTTGCGTCTGGCGTCATTGTATCGTAGTCGGCGCACGCCGACTCTCCCTCCACCCCCACCTTGCCGGTACCCCACCATAAGCACATGTGCCAGAGTATCACATAGAATAACGAGCGTCCAAGCGACGCTACGGCGGACACGGGACGTTTAATCCGCCGAGAGGACCGGTTCACGAACCGGTCCCGAACGCAGTCACTTTCGATGGCGATAACGGATGTGCGGGGCGCGCGACGCCGCCGGCCGGCGACGGCGTCGCGCCGACGGTCGACAGTCGAGCGCTCGGTCGACTCGGTGACACCGCACCTCGATCCCTCGCGGCCGAGAGGTCGACATCCGCGGACACGCGGCCGCCGATCTCGCGGTCCTCGTGGGGTTCGCACCGCCGATATCGCTTTATAAGTTATTAAAATATTTTGAGTTAGTTACGAGGGGGCGACAGAACAAATATACAGGGGTAATATAGAATGGTATCCACGCATTTTGGGAAATGCTTATG
The window above is part of the Halosimplex rubrum genome. Proteins encoded here:
- a CDS encoding GNAT family N-acetyltransferase, which codes for MEHVLLGWPEAGPTLTLDWRSFSYAGKFVMSNTGKALVRTGEATGPPVGDDGAAAADIVAAAAFNEDRTDSSVCWIRYITVREDRRGEGIGPDLAAFVAARARDRGYDRARIAVNNPFAYQALYRAGFRFTGEETGVAELVLDRPLGEGSGAEEQTSDRARETYQTGLDIYRERADADDGPSLSADEREFLAEKAGSDPPVPVDSRG
- a CDS encoding class I SAM-dependent methyltransferase; protein product: MALGDVGVFHRFARLYDRAMYAAEPETLTAGLDLAERPVERLLDAGGGTGRASRALDVPRPVVVDAARGMLREARGHGLETVQGDAARLPVAEESVDAVVVVDALHHMADVDGVIEAAHRVLRPGGALVVREFDPTTLRGRGLVAAEHLVGFDSRFLAADALAERVTAGGFRASIPDRGFGYTVAGVKPAVGEGTAGSPNQ
- a CDS encoding DUF3054 domain-containing protein, whose protein sequence is MTSVRTALGHRVDPAPFTALVALGDLACIAAFVLLGVTVGHESIDPTANPGRVAAVVLTFAAGWAVTALLGGLYAAETYSSARRAVALTVPAWIGAALIAQALRATAVVPGGAAVTFFVVSVLVTLALLVPWRVAVSVLAPDG
- a CDS encoding DUF7331 family protein, yielding MTPDATDDPDGRTESDEERRRYAELNIGDEEFVIYDRENHEAWIQSTVAVPVEESQ